Proteins from one Heterodontus francisci isolate sHetFra1 unplaced genomic scaffold, sHetFra1.hap1 HAP1_SCAFFOLD_91, whole genome shotgun sequence genomic window:
- the LOC137361683 gene encoding histone H2B 1/2-like yields MVEEKKKAAAKKGAWKSVSKPSAKGGKRQRKSRKESYSIYIYKVMKQVHPDTGISSKAKSIMNSFVNDISERIAGEASRLAHCNKRSTISSREIQTTMRLLLPGVLAKHTMSEGTKAVTKYTSSM; encoded by the coding sequence atggttgaggagaagaagaaagcagctgcgaaGAAGGGCGCCTGGAAaagtgtgagtaaaccgtcagcaaagggaggcaaaaggcagagaaagtcgaggaaggagagttactccatctacatctacaaagtgatgaagcaggttcaccccgacaccggcatctcctccaaggccaagaGTATCATGAACTCCTTTGTGAACGATATttccgagcgcatcgcgggtgaggcttcccgcctggcccattgcaacaagcgcagcaccatcagctcccgggagatccagaccaccatgcgcctgctgctgcccggggtgcTGGCCAAGCACAccatgtcggaagggacaaaggcggtgaccaagtacaccagctccatgtaa